A genomic window from bacterium includes:
- a CDS encoding 6-phosphofructokinase, producing the protein MARKKIGVLTGGGDCPGLNAAVRAVVCRAKSMDYQVMGVRSGWKGLLKKDLFELDVPSVEDILWDGGTMLGTSRTNPYKKVEDAELARKNFKELGFDALISIGGEDTQGVAAKLSKDGFPVIGIPKTIDADLFGTEATIGFDTALGIATECIDRLHTTARSHNRVLVAEVMGRHAGWLTLRSGLAGGAHVIAIPEFETTGALIADILRRRKERGGNYAIVAVAEGAKIDMGEGASDEVLKHQKTDAFGHVALGGIGGRLADFIEKQTGFETRAVVFGHIQRGGTPSAFDRWLATNFGVRAVELIEAGKAGRLVSYTGGGFTDVDIENVLGKLRLVPEEEYRVAQSFFG; encoded by the coding sequence ATGGCGAGGAAAAAGATCGGCGTTCTCACCGGCGGCGGCGACTGCCCGGGTCTCAACGCGGCGGTGCGGGCCGTGGTCTGCCGCGCGAAATCGATGGACTACCAGGTCATGGGCGTGCGTTCCGGATGGAAGGGCTTATTGAAGAAGGACCTTTTCGAGTTGGACGTGCCCTCGGTCGAGGACATCCTGTGGGACGGCGGCACCATGCTCGGCACGAGCCGCACGAATCCGTACAAGAAGGTCGAGGACGCCGAGCTTGCGCGCAAGAACTTCAAGGAGCTTGGCTTTGACGCGCTGATCTCGATCGGCGGCGAGGATACGCAGGGCGTCGCGGCGAAGCTGTCGAAGGACGGGTTCCCGGTTATCGGCATCCCCAAGACGATCGACGCCGATCTGTTCGGCACCGAGGCAACGATCGGCTTCGACACCGCGCTTGGCATCGCGACCGAGTGCATCGACCGCCTGCACACGACCGCGAGAAGCCACAATCGCGTCCTTGTCGCGGAGGTCATGGGCCGGCACGCGGGCTGGCTGACCCTGCGTTCGGGGCTTGCCGGCGGCGCGCACGTCATCGCGATTCCGGAATTCGAAACGACGGGAGCCCTGATCGCGGACATCCTGCGCCGGCGCAAGGAGCGCGGCGGAAACTACGCCATCGTCGCGGTCGCCGAGGGCGCGAAGATAGATATGGGGGAGGGCGCGTCCGACGAGGTGCTCAAGCACCAGAAGACGGACGCGTTCGGGCACGTAGCGCTCGGCGGCATCGGCGGCCGGCTCGCCGATTTCATCGAGAAGCAGACCGGTTTCGAAACGCGCGCCGTCGTGTTCGGGCACATCCAGCGCGGCGGCACGCCGTCCGCGTTCGATCGGTGGCTCGCAACCAATTTCGGCGTCCGCGCGGTGGAACTGATCGAGGCCGGCAAGGCGGGGCGTCTCGTGTCGTACACCGGGGGCGGGTTCACCGATGTGGACATCGAAAATGTGCTTGGGAAGCTCCGCCTGGTGCCCGAAGAGGAATATCGGGTCGCGCAGTCCTTCTTCGGTTGA